A region from the Drosophila mauritiana strain mau12 chromosome 2L, ASM438214v1, whole genome shotgun sequence genome encodes:
- the LOC117151099 gene encoding glycosyltransferase 25 family member, which produces MNKQVIFGLLLACILVCISGQDEEDYQESPTVLIALLVRNKAHILPMFLSYLEQQDYPKERISIWLRCDHSNDDSIELLRQWLDNSGDLYHSVSYEFKPEEQSFVNETSPYEWPASRFKHLIALKEEAFQYGRDIWADYVFFLDADVLLTSKDSLKVLTRLQLPIVAPMLISESLYSNFWCGMTEDYYYRRTDEYKEIYHVKKQGSFPVPMVHTAVLVNMNHRAVRNLTFDRNKLVEMQKSRQQEPLYDGPADDIIVFAISANSSGIPLHICNDITFGYILQPLEPGDTLDHDVQQLVNLKSIMVNELGAVPPLLEYYKHLEKKPDKSKLSLDRIFMINLKRRPERREKMERLFDEIGLEAEHFPAVDGKELSTERLLEMGVRFLPGYEDPYHHRAMTMGEIGCFLSHYSIWVLMVRKQLKEVLILEDDIRFEPYFRQNAVRILNQARNAAQYDLIYFGRKRLKDESEPAVENADNLVHAGYSYWTLGYVISLQGALKLLAAKPLDKLIPVDEFLPLMFDRHPNKTWSEAFRKRNLVAFSASPLLLYPIYYTGESGYISDTEDSQQISVETSEEGEARLKSDREQVFDHEQEFKLHPELKLGESLSKSHQEL; this is translated from the exons ATGAATAAACAAGTTATATTCGGCCTGCTCCTCGCTTGCATTTTGGTATGCATTTCAGGACAGGATGAGGAGGATTACCAGGAGTCGCCAACGGTACTGATTGCCCTGCTGGTGCGCAATAAAGCGCACATACTGCCCATGTTCCTCAGTTATCTGGAGCAGCAGGACTATCCCAAGGAAAGAATATCAATTTG GTTGCGCTGTGATCACAGCAACGATGACAGCATAGAGCTATTGCGGCAGTGGCTGGACAACTCGGGGGATCTCTATCACAGCGTAAGCTACGAATTTAAGCCGGAGGAGCAGAGTTTTGTCAACGAGACTTCGCCGTACGAGTGGCCCGCATCGCGTTTCAAGCACCTGATCGCCCTGAAAGAGGAGGCCTTTCAGTATGGTCGCGATATTTGGGCTGACTACGTGTTTTTCCTGGATGCCGATGTCTTGCTAACTTCAAAAGATTCGCTGAAAGTCCTCACCCGTCTCCAATTACCAATTGTGGCTCCCATGCTGATCTCGGAGAGCTTGTACTCGAATTTCTGGTGCGGCATGACGGAGGACTACTACTACAGGCGCACGGATGAGTACAAGGAAATCTACCATGTGAAAAAGCAAGGCAGCTTCCCAGTGCCAATGGTCCACACAGCCGTTTTGGTGAACATGAACCACCGAGCGGTTAGGAATCTCACCTTCGATAGGAACAAGCTGGTGGAAATGCAGAAATCCCGCCAGCAAGAGCCACTGTACGATGGACCAGCCGATGACATCATTGTGTTCGCCATATCGGCCAACAGTTCGGGGATTCCCTTGCACATCTGCAACGACATAACCTTTGGTTATATACTGCAGCCATTGGAACCAGGCGATACCTTGGACCACGACGTACAACAGCTGGTGAACCTCAAGAGCATTATGGTCAATGAACTGGGTGCAGTGCCACCACTGCTCGAATACTACAAGCATTTGGAGAAGAAACCGGACAAGAGCAAGCTCTCCTTGGACCGCATATTTATGATTAATCTGAAAAGACGACCCGAGCGGCGGGAGAAAATGGAACGGCTGTTCGACGAGATCGGACTGGAGGCGGAGCACTTCCCGGCCGTGGATGGCAAGGAACTGAGCACGGAGAGGCTGCTGGAGATGGGCGTACGATTTCTGCCCGGCTACGAGGACCCATACCATCATCGGGCGATGACAATGGGCGAGATTGGCTGCTTTCTGAGCCACTACAGCATCTGGGTGTTGATGGTGCGCAAGCAACTGAAGGAGGTGCTCATTCTGGAGGACGATATACGCTTCGAGCCGTATTTCCGACAGAACGCAGTCAGAATACTCAACCAGGCCAGGAATGCCGCGCAGTACGACCTCATTTACTTTGGTCGCAAGCGTTTGAAGGATGAAAGCGAGCCGGCGGTGGAGAACGCGGATAATCTGGTGCACGCCGGCTACTCCTACTGGACACTGGGCTACGTTATATCCCTGCAGGGTGCACTGAAGCTGCTGGCCGCCAAGCCGCTGGACAAGCTCATACCGGTCGATGAGTTTCTGCCCCTGATGTTCGATCGTCATCCGAACAAAACGTGGTCGGAAGCCTTTCGCAAGCGGAATCTCGTTGCCTTCAGCGCCTCGCCGCTTCTGCTGTATCCCATTTACTATACTGGCGAATCGGGTTACATATCCGACACCGAGGACTCGCAACAAATCAGCGTGGAGACGAGCGAGGAGGGCGAGGCCAGGCTGAAGAGCGATCGCGAGCAGGTTTTCGATCATGAGCAGGAATTCAAGCTCCATCCGGAACTGAAGCTCGGCGAGAGCTTGTCCAAGAGCCACCAGGAGCTGTAG
- the LOC117135110 gene encoding ubiquinone biosynthesis monooxygenase COQ6, mitochondrial — MLGVLRIQGALATAGHARLLSARLLASKSTTDMTTNRGESTQSPATEHFDIIIGGGGLVGTTLAAALAKNSTLADKKVLLLEGAPEFRGFNPTGPYQNRVSAINHNSIELFKSIDAWTHIESARYKPVKQMQVWESNTDALIQFQHDNFASDVACIIENDLILDAVYARVKEAPNVEILNKARIQCVRLPRDSNSNLSELQLQDGRSFSCDLLIGADGANSVVRKEMNVDVFSLNYDRMGVVATLELGEDACDNSVAWQRFLPNGPVALLPLTDRLSSLVWSTTNEQAKMLQALPPTEFVDALNEAFCRQYPRVELADKAVQALNSLFGHNGSQHQVQYPPRVCGVLDKSRATFPLGFLHASSYVCNGAALVGDAAHRVHPLAGQGVNLGFSDVRYLVESLAAGAYAGFKLGDKQHLIKYERKCLAKNVPIMLGVHGLHTLYATQFSPVVLLRSLGLQLTQNLPPVKNLFMRGAMGQ, encoded by the coding sequence ATGCTGGGTGTTCTACGTATCCAAGGAGCGTTGGCTACGGCGGGGCACGCGCGCCTTCTGTCCGCCCGCCTGCTGGCCAGCAAATCCACCACTGACATGACCACAAACCGCGGAGAATCCACACAATCGCCGGCCACCGAACACTTTGATATAATCATTGGAGGTGGCGGACTGGTGGGCACCACATTGGCCGCCGCTCTGGCCAAGAACTCGACGTTGGCGGACAAGaaggtgctgctgctggagggTGCGCCCGAGTTCCGGGGATTTAATCCCACCGGGCCATACCAGAATCGCGTATCCGCCATCAATCACAACTCCATTGAGCTGTTCAAGTCCATTGATGCGTGGACGCACATCGAGTCGGCGCGCTACAAGCCCGTCAAGCAGATGCAGGTGTGGGAGTCCAACACGGACGCACTGATCCAGTTCCAGCACGATAACTTTGCCAGCGATGTGGCCTGCATCATTGAGAACGATTTGATCCTGGATGCGGTCTATGCGCGGGTCAAGGAAGCGCCCAATGTGGAGATCCTCAACAAGGCCAGAATCCAGTGCGTTCGCCTGCCCAGGGACTCCAACTCCAATCTCTCCGAGCTGCAGCTACAGGATGGACGCTCCTTTTCCTGCGATCTGCTCATCGGAGCGGATGGCGCCAATTCCGTGGTCAGAAAGGAGATGAACGTGGATGTGTTTTCCCTGAACTACGACCGCATGGGCGTGGTGGCGACGCTGGAACTCGGCGAAGATGCCTGTGATAACTCCGTGGCGTGGCAGAGGTTCCTGCCCAACGGACCAGTGGCACTGCTACCCCTGACGGACAGGCTGAGCTCCCTGGTCTGGAGCACCACCAACGAGCAGGCGAAAATGCTGCAAGCCCTGCCACCCACGGAATTCGTCGACGCCCTCAACGAAGCCTTCTGCCGGCAGTATCCGCGCGTGGAGCTCGCAGACAAGGCTGTCCAGGCGCtgaactccttgttcggacaCAACGGCAGCCAGCACCAGGTGCAGTATCCGCCGCGGGTGTGCGGCGTGCTGGACAAGTCGCGTGCCACGTTTCCGCTCGGTTTCCTGCACGCCTCGTCGTACGTTTGCAATGGAGCCGCTCTCGTTGGTGATGCCGCCCATCGAGTGCATCCGCTCGCGGGCCAGGGCGTCAATCTGGGCTTCAGCGATGTGCGGTATCTAGTGGAATCGCTGGCAGCCGGTGCATACGCCGGCTTCAAGCTCGGCGACAAGCAGCATCTCATCAAGTACGAGCGCAAGTGTCTGGCCAAGAATGTGCCCATCATGCTGGGCGTGCATGGTCTGCACACGCTCTACGCCACGCAGTTCAGTCCGGTGGTCTTGCTGCGCAGCTTGGGTCTGCAGCTGACCCAGAACTTGCCGCCCGTCAAGAACCTGTTCATGCGCGGAGCGATGGGTCAGTAG
- the LOC117135113 gene encoding protein tesmin/TSO1-like CXC 2, translated as MSTPRKKTVDGRRGKGQGAGGVKGCCCKRSQCIKNYCDCYQSMAICTKFCRCIGCRNTEVRELVDPNSVAKNSNAVKRQKAAAMSAKAAAAAAKAGIDVQGKGLQVAASTLALPGKALMTPTKFGLADGIPPMASSHINPMPISRPIATAATPARAVKQPAETLVPVNLIIPVLQDDRKERNLFVQPVNAALLECMLIQATEAEQLGLNELQVCQLVLEEFLRGYKNILEKICEYSKEYS; from the exons ATGTCAACGCCCAGGAAAAAAACTGTGGACGGCAGGAGGGGCAAGGGCCAAGGAGCAGGTGGCGTGAAGGGATGCTGCTGCAAGCGGTCGCAGTGCATCAAGAACTACTGCGACTGCTACCAGTCCATGGCCATTTGCACCAAGTTCTGTCGCTGCATTG GCTGCAGGAACACGGAGGTGCGCGAGCTGGTGGACCCCAACTCCGTGGCCAAGAATTCCAACGCTGTGAAAAGGCAGAAGGCGGCTGCGATGAGCGCCAAGGCTGCAGCCGCAGCTGCCAAGGCGGGCATCGATGTCCAGGGCAAGGGGCTCCAGGTGGCGGCATCCACTTTGGCGTTGCCCGGCAAGGCGCTAATGACGCCGACAAAGTTTGGCCTAGCAGATGGCATACCGCCGATGGCTAGTAGTCACATTAATCCCATGCCCATCTCACGGCCCATAGCAACTGCCGCCACTCCAGCCAGGGCAGTGAAGCAACCGGCGGAGACGCTGGTGCCCGTCAATCTGATCATTCCGGTACTGCAGGACGATCGCAAGGAGCGGAATCTCTTCGTGCAGCCGGTGAACGCCGCTCTGCTGGAGTGCATGCTCATCCAGGCCACGGAGGCCGAGCAGTTGGGCCTGAACGAGCTCCAGGTGTGCCAGCTGGTGCTCGAAGAGTTTCTGCGCGGCTACAAGAACATCTTGGAGAAAATTTGCGAGTACAGCAAGGAATATTCTTAA
- the LOC117143817 gene encoding glycoprotein endo-alpha-1,2-mannosidase-like protein — protein sequence MLLKKYVKTRRKLKILLLLAIVALLVITIIVLGSSGRNAAIELLLDERFIARAYRPGDQPQVAEKPPPVAVALLQPQRENGVIVPEKYDEQKIKERIIQSKIDLMKQQQQRDHEAEQSSRTTLDVVISAVHIFYTAPVPWYKSKKPPPPPAEHPNDVPLTTPRPVRILNTAFYPALGLYKPSASLLGQHFENIRSCGIGVLILNFSGGKPAEAALLHQILELAPQHNLSVTFELSVAGNQSVEFVRQQLQEIATYTSLAGFYKVWSQSRGVSLPVLYVSNAYKLSESLGRLLCRSPSLVEPDGLRRILDALFIGHIRLKSHADVLRRLCFDGFYSKLPSNGAVFASTWKNWSYLKSFALSYKMLFVPTVGPGFAERNKFPRHGDIQRHRSNGRYYGVAWRTAILNHVGFINIASYNNWPDGSQIEEVVPRAGFLDYNPGSRTKYLDLTAHWVGNFLKTRQEAAAAASPASPPNCYELLNGTIC from the exons ATGCTGCTGAAAAAGTATGTGAAAACGCGGCGTAAGCTGAAGATCCTACTCCTGCTGGCCATCGTCGCCCTGCTGGTCATCACCATCATAGTGCTGGGCTCCAGCGGACGCAATGCGGCCATCGAACTGCTGCTGGACGAGCGCTTCATCGCACGCGCCTACAGGCCCGGGGATCAGCCCCAAGTGGCGGAGAAGCCACCGCCGGTGGCCGTGGCGCTGCTCCAGCCGCAGCGGGAGAACGGAGTGATTGTGCCCGAGAAGTATGACGAGCAGAAGATCAAGGAGCGCATCATTCAGAGCAAAATCGATCTGatgaagcagcagcagcagcgggacCACGAGGCGGAGCAGTCT TCGCGCACCACTTTGGATGTGGTGATCAGCGCCGTGCACATATTCTACACTGCCCCGGTGCCGTGGTACAAGTCGAAGAAGCCGCCTCCGCCGCCAGCGGAGCACCCAAACGATGTGCCACTGACCACGCCGCGCCCAGTGCGAATCCTCAACACCGCCTTCTATCCGGCACTGGGTCTGTACAAGCCCAGTGCCTCGCTGCTGGGCCAGCACTTCGAGAACATACGCAGCTGTGGCATCGGAGTGCTCATCCTGAACTTCTCCGGTGGCAAGCCCGCGGAGGCGGCACTGCTCCATCAGATCTTAGAACTGGCACCGCAGCACAATCTCAGCGTGACCTTCGAGCTCAGTGTGGCCGGGAATCAGAGCGTAGAGTTTGtgcggcagcagctgcaggagATTGCCACGTACACCAGCCTAGCTGGATTCTACAAGGTGTGGAGCCAGTCGAGAGGTGTCTCCCTGCCTGTTCTCTACGTGAGCAATGCCTACAAGTTGAGCGAAAGTCTGGGAAGGCTGTTGTGTCGATCGCCGTCGCTGGTGGAACCGGATGGCCTGCGGAGAATTCTGGATGCCTTATTCATTGGACACATAAG GCTCAAAAGCCATGCCGATGTCCTGCGGAGGTTGTGCTTCGATGGCTTCTACAGCAAGCTGCCCAGCAATGGCGCTGTCTTCGCCAGCACCTGGAAGAACTGGTCGTATCTGAAGTCCTTTGCGCTGTCCTACAAGATGCTCTTTGTGCCCACGGTGGGCCCGGGATTCGCGGAGAGGAACAAGTTCCCGCGACACGGAGACATCCAGCGGCATCGCAGCAATGGACGG TACTATGGCGTGGCCTGGCGGACAGCCATTCTCAACCACGTGGGCTTCATCAACATAGCCAGCTACAACAACTGGCCGGATGGCAGCCAGATCGAGGAGGTGGTGCCGCGCGCCGGCTTCCTGGACTACAATCCGGGCTCGAGAACGAAATATCTGGATCTCACGGCCCACTGGGTGGGCAACTTTCTGAAGACGCGGCAggaggcggcggcagcagcctCGCCAGCGTCGCCGCCCAACTGCTACGAGCTGCTCAATGGAACCATATGCTAG
- the LOC117143828 gene encoding ATP-dependent RNA helicase WM6 has protein sequence MADNDDLLDYEDEEQTETTAVENQEAPKKDVKGTYVSIHSSGFRDFLLKPEILRAIVDCGFEHPSEVQHECIPQAVLGMDILCQAKSGMGKTAVFVLATLQQLEPSDNNTCHVLVMCHTRELAFQISKEYERFSKYMPTVKVAVFFGGMAIQKDEETLKSGTPHIVVGTPGRILALIRNKKLNLKLLKHFVLDECDKMLEQLDMRRDVQEIFRSTPHGKQVMMFSATLSKDIRPVCKKFMQDPMEVYVDDEAKLTLHGLQQHYVNLKENEKNKKLFELLDVLEFNQVVIFVKSVQRCVALSQLLTEQNFPAIGIHRGMTQEERLNRYQQFKDFQKRILVATNLFGRGMDIERVNIVFNYDMPEDSDTYLHRVARAGRFGTKGLAITFVSDENDAKILNEVQDRFDVNISELPEEIDLSTYIEGR, from the exons ATGGCCGACAATGACGATCTTTTGGACTACGAGGATGAGGAGCAGACCGAGACCACTGCGGTCGAGAACCAGGAGGCGCCCAAAAAGGATGTCAAGGGCACCTACGTGTCCATTCACAGTTCCGGCTTCCGTGATTTCCTCCTGAAACCGGAGATCCTGCGCGCCATCGTGGACTGCGGCTTCGAGCATCCCTCGGAGG TTCAGCACGAGTGCATTCCGCAGGCCGTACTGGGCATGGACATCCTCTGTCAGGCCAAGTCCGGTATGGGCAAGACCGCCGTCTTCGTTCTGGCCACgctgcagcagctggagcCGTCGGACAACAACACCTGCCACGTCCTGGTCATGTGCCACACCCGCGAGCTGGCCTTCCAGATCAGCAAGGAGTATGAGCGATTCTCCAAGTACATGCCCACAGTCAAG GTTGCTGTCTTCTTTGGAGGAATGGCTATTCAAAAGGACGAGGAGACCCTCAAGAGCGGCACCCCGCACATTGTGGTGGGCACCCCTGGCCGAATTCTCGCCCTCATTCGCAACAAGAAACTCAATCTGAAGCTTTTGAAGCACTTTGTTCTCGACGAGTGCGACAAGATGCTGGAGCAGCTGG ATATGCGTCGTGACGTTCAAGAGATTTTCCGTAGCACGCCGCACGGCAAACAAGTGATGATGTTCTCTGCCACATTGAGCAAGGACATTCGTCCCGTTTGCAAAAAGTTCATGCAAGAT CCCATGGAGGTCTACGTCGACGATGAGGCCAAGCTGACGCTGCACGGACTGCAGCAGCACTATGTCAATCTGAAGGAGAACGAGAAGAACAAGAAGCTGTTCGAACTGCTCGACGTGCTCGAGTTCAATCAG GTGGTCATCTTTGTGAAGTCTGTGCAACGTTGCGTGGCGCTGTCGCAGCTGCTGACGGAGCAGAACTTCCCCGCCATCGGCATCCATCGTGGTATGACCCAGGAGGAGCGTCTGAATCGCTACCAGCAGTTCAAGGACTTCCAGAAGCGCATTCTGGTGGCCACCAATCTCTTTGGCCGCGGCATGGACATCGAGCGTGTGAACATCGTGTTCAACTACGACATGCCCGAGGATTCCGACACCTACTTGCATCGCGTGGCCCGTGCCGGTCGCTTCGGCACTAAGGGACTGGCGATCACCTTTGTTTCGGACGAGAACGACGCCAAGATACTTAACGAAGTACAGGATCGTTTCGATGTGAACATCAGTGAGCTGCCCGAGGAAATCGATCTCTCTACATACA TTGAGGGACGCTAG